A window of Cheilinus undulatus linkage group 1, ASM1832078v1, whole genome shotgun sequence contains these coding sequences:
- the zgc:153993 gene encoding apoptosis regulator BAX — protein sequence MADGRDEEKREEDRELQGAVGGEDVIDDPILEQGAIVLRGYVIERINTEEPGRHVSSEDLGGQLNEQQDPQVKEVVEQLLKIADELNRNAELQQLINQVPGNCAQDIFMKVARNIFADGINWGRVVALFHLAYRLIHKALTTNHLENIRTIISWVLQVIREQLYSWLVQQGGWEGVIRGISRWRTVAFVASVVLVATIVYYRKTR from the exons ATGGCTGACGGACGAGatgaagagaagagagaggaagaccGAGAGCTTCAGGGTGCCGTGGGTGGGGAAG ATGTCATTGATGATCCCATTCTGGAGCAGGGAGCCATAGTCCTCAGAGG GTATGTGATTGAACGTATAAACACTGAGGAGCCTGGGCGGCACGTGTCCTCTGAGGACCTGGGAGGACAGCTGAATGAACAGCAGGATCCACAGGTCAAAGAAGTGGTGGAACAGCTGCTCAAGATTGCAGATGAGTTGAACAGGAACGCTGAGCTCCAACA ATTGATCAACCAGGTTCCAGGAAACTGTGCTCAGGATATCTTCATGAAGGTGGCCAGAAACATCTTTGCTGATGGCATCAACTGGGGTCGGGTGGTGGCCCTCTTCCACCTGGCCTACAGACTCATCCACAAG GCACTGACAACCAACCATCTAGAGAACATCAGAACAATCATCAGCTGGGTTCTTCAAGTCATCAGAGAGCAACTCTATTCCTGGCTTGTGCAGCAGGGAGGCTGG GAGGGCGTGATCCGTGGGATTTCCCGTTGGAGGACAGTAGCCTTTGTAGCATCAGTAGTTTTAGTGGCAACGATTGTTTACTACAGGAAGACGCGCTGA